A genomic region of Alistipes megaguti contains the following coding sequences:
- a CDS encoding shikimate kinase, protein MGLLFLVGYMGCGKSTLGRRLARRLGVPFLDTDTLIEAREGASVSDLFRYEGEAHFREVERAVLEEAIAGNESAVVSTGGGLPVWRDNMERMNAAGRTIYLRRSAENIAGRLSPYGRRKRPRLQGLNDEELVAFMTRDMAERDPFYGRATLVIECDRLSDDEIVARILGDGAEPEK, encoded by the coding sequence ATGGGGCTGCTGTTTCTGGTTGGGTACATGGGTTGCGGCAAGAGCACCCTGGGGCGTCGGCTGGCCCGGCGCCTGGGGGTCCCGTTTCTCGATACGGATACGCTGATCGAGGCCCGTGAAGGGGCTTCGGTTTCGGATCTCTTCCGTTACGAGGGCGAGGCGCATTTCCGCGAGGTGGAGCGTGCGGTGCTCGAAGAGGCCATTGCCGGGAATGAATCGGCCGTTGTCTCCACGGGCGGCGGTCTTCCGGTGTGGCGCGACAACATGGAGCGCATGAATGCTGCCGGGCGGACGATCTATCTGCGGCGTTCGGCAGAGAATATCGCCGGGCGGCTGAGCCCCTACGGACGGCGCAAACGTCCGCGGCTGCAGGGGCTCAATGATGAGGAGCTCGTAGCCTTCATGACGCGGGACATGGCCGAACGCGACCCCTTCTACGGACGGGCGACGCTGGTGATCGAGTGCGACCGCTTGTCGGAC